The DNA segment CTAATCCAGCTCCCAAAGATCTCAGGCATACCGCAGTCGAGGTCAAGAAAAGTTCACTGTGATGGGCTACCATTGACTTTCTGGAAAGATTTTTGGAAAATAATTGATTGCTGAAAAGCCAAGTACGCGATTGGTagcaggggtggggaggaacCAGGGTGAGGAGCTAAATGAACCCAGCGATCTGCAGAAGCTAAAATGTGCATGATTTCACAGGGGCACCCGAGATGGGACCTCGAAAGTCCTGCAGCTGCGGGAAGCCGGAGGAGAATCAAAGTGGGCTGAGACGAATAAAAAGTGAGTCAAGTTGTAAGAACCAGctgtaaaggaaaaggaaaagtgcGGTAAGAGCGATTTTGGGGGTAGGAGCTTGCACTGTGTCACAATCCTGAttctaaaaaggaaaatgtattaTTTACACCCCCAACTTTCCCTTGcgagcaaaataaaacaaaccaactacaacaaaaaaaaaatccatggatTTTACTCTGGGGTGATGGTGGTATAATCCCCAAGCCACATTTTAACAGGCAGGCTGCTTTCTTCATTAAATAGGACACATTTCCTAGGACGATAGTTCAAGATAAAATGCCAGCTCGAATATGCAAAATCTTTTTCATCCTGTTCTGCGATATCCTCATCCCGTCCGTGGGGAGTTTTGTCTGCAAATGTAGCCTTTGTGTTTCCCAACACAATGGCATCACCCAAAAATACTTGAACTCAGcgcacaaacaaacaaacattgaATAAAGTTACAAACAAACATTGAATAAAGTTACAAACAAGATTAGGGTTCATGTTATTTGTCCCTGTAGCAAGGCGTCAATTGTTCTAACAGATGTAGGGACACTAAGAGGATTTAAACCACACGAATTTAATAAACCAGATTAGCAATAGGTGCTTTCCACCAAGGCTAGGAACCGTAAAGTAGCCTAAATTACCCATCTAGCCTAAATTACCCATCAGACCGGAGCACCGACTACAAAGAGTGAAGCAAATTTCTGAAGGAGTCCAACAGCATTTCGTACAAGCCTGGCTTTTTTCTCCCCGAAAACTTTCTATTTGCATTAAATCTTCATCTAGGAGCACAAGTGCTTAAGGAACAGGAGTTTAAGATCCCCAGTGGGATATATTCCTGAAATCTGAAATATTACCTGTTGTGCTGTCCGCTTTTGCAAGGCTGTGGAAAAACAGAGGCGGGGAGGAAGGCgcggggtggggtgggggggggggagagagagaaaaaggcaagCCTCAAAGCCAGCAAAGGACTAAGATGCCACACTTCGGAAAGGCTGATTGAAAACAGACTCTTCCTAAGTTTTAGAGGATTTTCTCTCCCAGTCTCTCCAAGGGCTAAGAAGCCGATTTGGGATTTTGAAGGGAATAGGTTTCAGCGTCCATATTTGTTCTGGTGCACTTGTAAAATGCGATTTGAAGGGGATCTTTAGCCCTCTGATTGTCTTTGTATTGTTTTTCTTGAAACGGATCTTTTGCCCTTAATGAATCCCCACACAGCTGGACAGCTCCTGCTCGGACACTGAGAGCGCTAACCCCAAACTGACCCCAATTTGACACCACAAGATGAAATTTTACCGCCTGTTAAAACCATTTCCAGCCTCGGCAAAAGGAGCTGGCTGTTGACTGAGATGCACTTCCATACCGGACACCTCATTTCTCTTTGGACTTTTGAGcctatctaaaaaaaaaaaaaattaaaaaaaaaaaaaggaaaaaaaaaaaaaaaaaaaaaaacaaaacgccacccccccgccccccccccccccgacttGTCTCTCACACTTTTCCTGGAAACATCCTTTGCTGTGAAAGTAATGCACCATAAATGGAAATTAGCTAATTTCATTTTCCCGAATTACcgtgttttaaaagaaatacgTCACCAAgttggaaagaaaaggggaaaaaaaaaaaggaaataaaaaatgacCTAAGAATGTGGAAGCACGCACGTATCCCATTTTGCTCCGAGTTCCCAAAAGCATCTTTGTTACTAGCTGAGTACTTTCACTTAAGGGCGCTAAATTGAGAATGCCTTTTAATGGCTAAACTGTAGCGCTTTATAAACCACGTTCTCTGTGCGCTTTAATCCACTGGgatggggaagagggaaaaggctCCAACtcttttcaagggaaaaaaaaaaaaagacacaggaGGAACATGAAAGACCTTCATTTACCATATGAAATTTCGCTTTCTATCAAGTTAAAACCGTTTTTAAAAGTTGGTCCCTGTCCTAGATTACACACATGCACAGCAGGGTGAGGCAACGCAGGGGGTTAATTAGTTTAGGAGGGGatggggggaagagaaaaagagggaaaaaaaaaaggagaaaaaagaacaagTGAAAGGAGCAGCATTGAACATGGTAAAAATCTTTGGCTGCTTTTTTGCAGCTTTGATTTTTAGATTGCTTCCTGACAATTTCTTAGTCAATAGAATTGAGACCTATAAGCgtttctgtgaaaaacagaatcacgaaagaaagaaaaagaaaaaataccacGTCGAAAATTATAACCTAAGCAACGAAGCAACGAAGCCATTTCTTCTGTGGGAGACAAGTCATCTAAAAAACTCCTTTTTGAGAAGAAAACTGATGAAATTCTCCCACAGCTTGAGGTCTGAACAAATACATGAAGCCTCCAGTTGAGCTAGATTACTTTTGCACGGCCACGTTACAAGGAGCACACTTTGTATATACCTCAAGAGGCAAGGCTCCGGGTTTGCACTgcctcagtttaaaaaaaaaaaataaaaacaagtttGGAAGCTACAAATATTTAAACCACGTCCTCTAAGCCGGCTGTTTGGGATGTATCACAACCAAATGCTTCCACGCAAGTTTAGAAATCTGGCATCTTTGGGGTGGGGAAtagagaggggggagaagggggagaggggaaaaaaaaacaaatagcaCTCACCGATGACTAGatctcttttaaaaatctgttagAAAACTACAGCTGTAAAAGTAGGAAAGGATTTGCATAACCTACTGCTCTGTAGGTCTCCGCGCACCCAAAGGATTAGCCAAGCATTCATTACCATGAATATCTTGAATTACGTTACCGATTTATACGACAGAGTATAAAATACTGCACAAGAAGACTGCCTTTTTCCCTGCGAAATGAATCGACTTAACCACTGCTTGAAAGAGACCTACATACTAAGGGCTTTTTTACTCACCTCTCTTTACAGTCCCGTGAAAGTCAGTCACAGCAATTCGGTTGCTCTTAAGACTAGCTTTAATCTTGGAGGAGATCCtctaggagagaaaaaaaaaaaaaaggggggggggggggggaaagcggGTCTGCTCGCGGGCTCCTGACGGGTTTTGAGCAGGGTGCAACTCTGGCTATAAGTAGGCGAGGGACTTTGCTCcagattcccccccccccccctcccctgttTGTAAAtagagccctgctctgcagggctcgGCGCTATCGGAACATGCAGGAATGCCCACTGGCGTTTGTCAGCCCTCCACACTATCTTTCTTTATATGTGAGGGCTGATTTCCCGCAGACATCATTGTTATGATGGCTCATTTAATCAAACTGTTTAATTGCTCCGGTAATCACTATCATCATCACAGGTACTCAATCATTCATCATTTTGGAGGGGTTTAttgacctctggagctcattcCCTATGCCTATTAAAATCAGGCCGAATATCTGCAACTGCCCCTTGAGTCATTTtcttaaagttaaaaaaaaaaaataatattttttaaaaaaatcttaaaatcaTCGTCCTCATCACAGAAAGCAAGCATAACTGAACTAATCATATTTTCCTGCCgtgtatttttaaaagccatctatGTATGAGGCCACATTCGCAACCGGGTACATAATCATTGATAAATCCTACTATTAACGGGATAGTCTGTTTTAGATTTTATGTGCAAGGGACCGTGAAcgaggggtggggggttggggaggACAAAACTGCAGCAATCGATAGTTTGACCATCGCTCCTCCCCTAAACTTCAAGCATCCCCCATGACTGATGATCCCGGGTAGCTCTGGTAATTGACTGTTCTGAGGTAAGGCATGCTTTAGCTCCAGCAAAGTGATTGGGCGAGAGAAACACACCAAAATtaacgtgtgtgtgtgtgtgtgcgtgcctGTGTGTGCTTGGAAAAGTTCATTTGGTGCTCAAAGGTGGGGGGTGCATCATCTCACTTAATTTGCTAAATAACCCCACTGTAATTAGCACTACCATTAGAAGGCATTACCGAGCTAATACTCCAGCATCCATCCCACAAGCGCAACGTCGATACCCGGCGAAGTCCAGCAACACACACTCGTAAATACATCGCTTACCGCCGGATCCGCTCAAAACGCACATGCAAACAAAAAATCTACATAACATCTGGATATTTCCTACAAAAGACTGAGCATGACTTTGGTTTTAAGCCCTTTTCAAAGCCTGGCAGCCTAATCGCAAAACTAAAAAGGGATTTCCCCCTCTCACCCCATCCCCCCCCACgccaccacccccaccacctccccgccTCTCCCTCCCAAGACATCCACAGCGTGCTTGATAGCAGCGATCGCTTAATGAAGAGCGGTGCAAAACACGGTTTGAAACGAGGCGTTCTCTTCGTGCcctggaaaattaatttttagaaAAGCACAATGAATTGTCAGAGGGAAGGAACCAGGCTCGCAACAGAACGTGTGCTGGCAGAGAGGCGAGCGCTCGGCCGGAGCAGGCTCTTTTCCCGGGGAAGATCAACTTTgcgcccccacccccccaccttTTCCCGCCGCCCCGTGCGCTGTAGTTCTCCGTGCCCCCGGACTCGCATACCGTTCGCGGCAACGGCGATAAGCCGGcgatttaaataaataattcagcGCATAAATCAGACGCTAACCATCGCGGTTAATCGGAAAGGTATTTTGTTGCTAAAATAATCTAGCGCGAACCAACCCGGGGCTGGGCTTCTATCGCACTTTTCTTCTCGCTCTCTGCAGTTTTCCCctgcctctccccccccccccctccccccccccccccgcacaCACGCActctccctgtccttcctcccctccctccctcgcttccctccctccctccctccctcctccctcgctccctccctccctctctctcgcACGCTCGCTCGCTCCTTCCTACACGCGTTGCTTCGCTcggggcaggggctgctgcgCGGCTCCCCCCGCGCGGCGCCGCGGCCGCCCCGCCGGCGCGCTGCGCATCCCCGCCGCTCCGCCGGCTGGGCCGCCCCACCGCGCCCCGCCGCGCCCCGCCGCCCTGCGCCCCGCCGCcgctccccgccgccgccgccgccgctccccGCCGTcgctccccgccgccgccgccgccgcgctgCAGGACTGGCTATGGCCACCACTACTTCCGGGTTCCGTCACTTCATTCTCCCGCCGATCAGCGCCGCAAAACTGAGCCTCTTCTAtaaggcagccagcagccaacCTGCCAACACTTACTGACACTCACTCATCccggagagagagggagagcgGGAGACAAAATACCTgccgggaggaggaggaggaggaggaggaggaggaggaggagaaaaaaaaaaaaaaaagggggaaagaaaaaaaaaggagagcgGGGGAAGTCCGGGCTTTGCAAACTGTTCCATTTTTCTTCGcatctttccccaccccccttcacagtacttaaaaaaaaaaaaagccaaacaacccTATAGCGATCCTAAAAGGCAAAACCCGAGCGCGGAGTTACTGGAAGAAGAACCCGGGGTTAAAAAgattcctcctctcttcttcatcatcatcaaccATCATTCATTCACTACCTTGACATTCCCTGGCTTTGATTGACAGCTGGAGTGGCAAAAAGCCATGAGACACGACAGTTTGGTTACATGTGGGTTGCTGACGGGCCGATCGTAACCTTCAGTTTGGGGGcttgacaattttttttttttttttttggcgtagagaaagaaaaaaggaaaaagagacagagaaaaggaaagagggaaacagagagaaaaaaagaagaaaacacagaaactcATCGTGGTTCTTGACTGTTTTTGAtatattattgttgttgttattgttgttgttattattattatttgcccATATTGGAGGACAGGAGAAGTCTATAAGTGGGTtgcggaaaaaaaaaaaaaggaatcttcTTCACTCTAAATCACTTTCTTTGCTGGACTGGGATATTAAATATACGACACATCCAGGAGTTTATTGGAGCGCAGACTGATGGCGCAAAGGGTAGGTTTAAATCTCCAACACTTACCTATATATAAATCCTCTCTTAAGAGGGGCCTGTCCGATTTGCTCTCCTCTGTTGCTGCTGATGATGGCGGCCACTATTAAAAAATAGCAGCAAAAATTATTCACtagctttttgtgtgtgtgtgcgtgtgtgtgagagtgtctctctctctctctgtgtctctctctgcAATTGTTCCacgctttttttcctctctagcTTTCCCCCAGCAGCGCgatttccctgctccttgcctgctcagcagcacGGGTTTCACTGGGGAAaccttgctgctgttgctgctgctgctgccgccgttGCTGCCGCTGCCTAGGAAAGACTAAGAAATAcatatgtgtgtttgtgtatataCGAacgtatatatatgtatacacatatagctgcctttctttttttttttttttttttttttttttttttttttttttttttggtctctggTTTGACAAGGACAAGGGGAATTGCTACTAAATAATGTTTCTGGTAACTTTCAGATTATTTCCCCCTTTATCTCCCTCCCCCACCCTGATGCACCCtacctttcctctctccttcccactgTTATTTATTTGAATAGTTGCTTTTGATTCTGCTTGTTtatccatttaattttttttgttgttcttcctTTCCAATGCAGAGTAACTCTagtttctttcctctgtttccttccttttcattCCCGTTTCCTTGTTAGGGTTTCTCCTGCCCGTGCTGAAGAGGACCATCTCCCCCCgcacacacagccaggcacacaGGCTTACACACTTTCCCCCTTTACCTCTCCCCGCACCCCCactcctccctcagcctctccagcctctgctcccgATCCCCGTCGATTTCATTTTGcacatttctctctctgatgTGGCtggttcttgttttgttttgctctgtttgtGTCTGTCCGGGTGCTTTACTCTCTTCTgacttttgttgtttgtttgtttggtttttttattcctctctctctctttctctctctctttccctctttctctttctttcttctcttccggCCCGTTTTTTGACAGTACGATGAGCTGCCCCACTACGGCGGGATGGACGGAGTAGGGGTGCCGGCGTCCATGTACGGGGACCCCCACGCCCCCCGGCCGATCCCCCCGGTGCACCACCTCAACCATGGGCCGCCGCTCCACGCCGGGCAGCACTACGGCGCCCACGCCCCGCACCCCAATGTCATGCCGGCCACCATGGGCTCTGCTGTCAACGACGCCCTGAAGCGGGACAAGGATGCGATCTACGGGTAGGTACCGCCGGGCCGCCCGGCGCCAAGGCCCGGCTCCGCAGCGCCGGTGCCCGCAGAGcggccagggcaggagcagggcggGCGGCGGGGGCTCCCGCGGGGCCGCGGTGgcgggcggcggcagcggccAGCCGAGCCCAGGAGCGGGGTCGAGGGGGAGCCTCGGCGGGAGGGCGTCGGCTGGAGAACCCCCTGCCGCCCGCTCCGGAGGGAGACCCGAGAGATGGCACTGGCACTGCAGGCAGTTTCGGAGCGAGTGCGATCACATCCTGGCTCCTAGCAGGGGTGCCAGCACCCACGGGAGACGGGTCCTGGAAAACCAGAGCTGTCGGGgacagaggctgagctggggcGAACATACCTTgtctatcttttttttaaatttttattttcctcataCCCCCAGACCTTcatccccctcacccccccgtggggttttttgtctttctcGGAAAGGCCCCGGTTAGGAGTGCAGACAGGAGAGGCGGCTCTCGTTGCTCTGGATTTTAGTTGTAGAAGTGTTGTTGTGGTGTTCTCCTTCGTACCATAATAACACTCTTCCAACACTGTAAATAAAGAGCTCTTCACAGCGCGGAAGGTAGGAAGAATTAAAGAGGTTAGCTTCTCGGAAGCAGCTCTTCCTTGAGACAGAAGAAATGGAATACGTTAGGGGCACCGAGCTGAGTTTTCTATTTAGAAGAGAAAGAACACGAGGAAAAAGAAATCCGTGCCCGGCAAAACTCGAACCTGTGCCAGGCCATTGCCTGGAGGCGAGTGACACCGATTCCCTTCAGTGCCTTTTAGGAAAAATACTAAACCATCCTAAAAGGAGAGCTAGTAACATCCATGACAGAGTGTGGGGCCTTGATCAGGCACGGAAGGGGAAAAGAGACAAATGCATGCGTACTACTTAGCaggcagatattttttttttttcctgactacACCAACTATGGGAAAATATTTCGCGAAGTGCTGCCTCCCTccgccccctccccagctcactTATCTGGACAGCTGGTATTTTACTTGGGTGTGCTTCCTAAGCCAGGAAACTTCACCACATTTTTGTTAGCGGGCcccttgaaaaaaataaaattacgtATTAAGTAGTTTGCAGTTTTCCTCGCCGTGCTTCTCATTTTAGGTCATAGGTGGAGGGTACGGATGGGATCTTCCAGGTTTCGCGTTATTTTTAAGATGTGGCGAAAAGTGTAAGATTCCCAGCTGAGCTGCCGCCTGTATGAGCGTGTTTGGTGCCTTGTGCGTTTGGAGGAGAGGTCACTTTTGTCCTCATCTGAGGGGACTGCATGGGGGATGTTGTTTGAACACGGCaatttcaaaaaggaaaaaaaaaaagccttccacCGCCAGACctagtatttttatttcaaaatgttgTTGTTCATTCCTGCTCTGCCCGAAGCGATACTGAGGCTGCCGAGCGCGGCTGGATCCATGTGTCCCTGTCTGCATGTCcgtgcatttaaaaaaaaaaaaaattacttgttgATTAgagctcttctttccccctctcccccaccccctcccctctctttgTGTGCCACTGCCCGGTAGGCACCCGTTGTTCCCCCTCTTAGCTCTGGTCTTTGAGAAGTGCGAGCTGGCGACCTGCACGCCCCGGGAGCCCGGCGTGGCCGGCGGGGACGTCTGCTCCTCCGACTCCTTCAACGAGGACATCGCCGTCTTCGCCAAACAGGTCCGGCACCGCTCCCCCTCCCCCGGCCCTTCCCAGTACTCCCGCCACCCTCTCAGGTTCTCGACCCACACGGCCAGGCGCTGGCAGGGGGCAGCCCCTCCTcgccttcctctccccccctccccccggcGCCCCCTCTCCGGCCGCCGCGGGGGTGGGAAGGATGGAGCGGCGAGGGTGAGGGCCTAGCCGGCCCTGGCCCTCCTCCGCCGGCCATCCCTCCGCGGGGCCGAGCCGAGACTCCTGGCCCTCGCCCTCCTGCATCAATGCAAGGGAAATGTAACTGGCCGAGTTTTAGAGGCAAaggaagcaggagaaaaggcagaggtcAAAAAGAGAGGGATCCTGTGGCAAGGGCGACCGACTCAGCCCCGGGATGGCAGAAGCGGGGCAGCTCCTCTTCATGGCACGGGTGACTCCGGGGCAGATTTCGGTCTGACCTGGACCGTCCGGTTTGGTCACAGCGGGGGTTCCCCCTTCAAGTGATTCGGGCTGAGGGGAAAGGCTGCGATTCACGCcgcttttccttcttcttgcaGGTCCGTGCTGAAAAACCACTTTTTTCTTCAAATCCAGAGTTGGACAATTTGGTAAGGCCCGCTCCCCACCGCTGCCCCCTGTCTCTCCAACCCTTCACACCCTATCGCCAGCTGCCTCAAGCGCCCTCCGCTGTCCGGGGCGGCCGGGAGCCGGCTGCCGGGCCAGGCACCCGGGCTGCACGGACAGCAGCGGGGAGAGCCGGGGAAGAGGCAGCTGCAAAGCCACCGACAAAAGGCTTCAAAGAGCTGCGCTTTTAAAGTGCGACAGGGCGAACTCTCCAGCCCCAATGCATTGCAAAGCTGTGTTCGAAAGCTACGGGAGGCTAAAAGTGAAGGAAATAACTGCTTAagaagagagagatggagattTCTAATGTAATTCTTTTGCTAATGGGAACGATTTCAATATTCAAAGTGCCTAAATCCGCTTGTAAAGAAGATGCCAAACTATTCatcctctcccctttctcctGAGGGTAGTAGGGGGGTGGGAGTGTGTGTTTGACTTCCCTGCggaccttcagggatgagggcCGGGGTGTTGAGAGGGAGcgaggaaaggggaagaggtTTTCTCCAAGATTGCGGTAATAAAGCTCTAATCACCGCTCCTGGAATAAATATGATAAAAATCAAGCGTTAAAGTTGATCAAAACTGTTCAAGCGTGACCAATGAGCTAAAATCCTGGATAATGACTGTGCGCCCTGACAACCCCCTTCTCCTCGCCCACTCGGGCTcgcagctctgcacagccctcTTGCTCTTGTCTCCCACGTAACTCCTTCCTCAAAACTTTCTTGCAGATGATCCAAGCAATACAAGTACTAAGGTTTCACCTTTTGGAATTAGAGAAGGTAAGCGCCACGGAAGTGGGCGGGGGAGCAAGtcattccctcccttccctgtccCACTCCCACCtaccccctccctcctcccccccccccccccccccccccccccccactccaccTTTTGACTGTTTGGGATGACTTGTAACCATGGCTAGAGGAGACAGGGGAAACTCAGTGTGATACTGTAACCTGTAGCACCAGAGCATGTGACACCCGTCAGCTATGCCCAGCCCggcatttttatttatttatttatttatttttctgagaaGTTTCAACCAAGTCATTACATTTATATATTATGAATCCCCTTCCATCGTTCTTAGCCCTTCAGTCTCGATAGAAGCTATTTCCTTGACTCGGAAATAACACGTttaacaaaaaagagaaatgaaagcactcctgcctttctccagctctggcaggcaCATTAACCCCAAGCAAACACTAAATGTTTGGAAGAGGCAGGGGGCCCTGCGCGgcgtggggagggggctgtgctCGGAGGCCAGAGCGGCTCTTCCCACAGCCTCCGTAAGTAGCTTCGCTTTGCTGCTCCCGGCCACTTAGACCTTTTTTTAGCCCCAGTTTAAACCGATCCCGTCCCCAGTGACTGGTTGTACCTGTCTGGGCTGTGTATGCTCCAGAGATACTGCCTGGGTCCAGCTCCCAGCGCTCTGATGTTATCACCAAATCGGGTTTTCCTCTGCACACCAGACAGCCCCACTATCTCTCTCTAACTTGTTGCTGCTGCAAGTCTCTAGAGAATAATATGTGCTGCAACAATTTCTCTATTGTTTCCTTGACTTCAACTATTGTGCCCCTTAATTAGAGTTACTTGTGGAGGAGATCAGAGAGCTGCTCTTGCtaccaaaaaaagaacaaaacaaaccaaaaaagttAAAAAGTTGCAATCTGATATTTTGCCTTTATCGATATTCTTCTTCTTGTTACTGTTTTCAGGTTCATGAATTGTGTGATAACTTCTGCCATCGGTACATTAGttgtttgaaaggaaaaatgccAATAGACCTCGTTATTGATGAAAGGGATGGCAGCTCCAAATCAGACCATGAAGAACTCTCAGGATCTTCCACAAACTTAGCTGATCATGTAAGTCCTGGTTTCTTTATGGTACTTTTAAAGACTTTAACCTGCTTAGAGGACCTGTCCCCAATTTTATTGTCTTGCTGCTGTTGTATTATCATTGTCACTACTTTCAAGCTCTTGCAAGCTCGGATCCCACCTTTccactttttcctctcttgctttGTGAAGTTGTAGAGATGCAAAAGGTTCCTTCTATTTCCATCTGTTAAGCAGGGAGTTTGCAATGGATTGTAAATTTCCCTGTTCTGGGCGTCTTGGAGAGCTAGCGAACTGTTGGTTTGATGTGGGGATCGgtgctttctcttcccttttgccaACTGTGTAATCAATGCAGCAATGTAAGGAAACCGAGACAAGAAAGTTAGGGAGAAAGTTTGCTGAtttgctccctcccctcccctctcgtGGGGATGACAAGTGATGAGAGTTATTGGCAATACTACActgcattacaaaaaaaaaaaaaaaaaaaaaaaaaaaaaaaaaaaagaaaagaaagaaagaaagggggaaaaaaagggttaTAGCACATTAGAATTTCCAATGCTTGTGCTTTATAGCAACTTATTGTCAGAATATGGACTTATTGCCAAACGCCTGAAGCATCTTCATAATAAAAGACAGTAACCTTGATGAAGCAATTATTAACAATGTATtacagaaagctggagagaatGATGATTGAGTAACCGTAGGTTAGCGGTTGATTTTAACACTTTAGGAGTTGGTGAATTGGTGTCATGTGTGTAGGACTGAACGTTGGTGTGCGTGGTAAGGAGAGTGCCTTTGTTTTTCCGGGTTTTGGAGCGTCTCTTGTGATCCTTCAAAAGATGCAGACGCGGAGAGGCTTCGGGATGTGAAGGGAAAGATTGCAGCTGGTACCGCAGAAGAGGGAAGGAATAGCTCTGGTTAAAAAGAGTGGGTGTGAACTCTATTTATTTATAGGAACGCATCCCTGGGGGGAAAAGGGGTTTACACAGTTTTAGATTCAATTGAACTCATAATCTAAATGATACAGTCTAATATTTTAGCGGTTGAAATATTAATTTAACACCCGGTGTGAAGTTAACCATGCTTGCTGCACAGGCGCCTGCCTTTATTTCCCAGTGTGTTAAGAGGAGTAGCTGTAAGCCCAGGGAGAATGAGCTTTCTAGgagcttttgtttcctttgaaaacatgttgtttgtgtgtgtatttgaTAATTACATCAGACCTGGACTGAAGCTGAATTGGAAGATAAAATAATCATAAATTCTTCTTAATGCCCCCCTTCTGGCACTGCTTAGCTACAGAGCCCGGGAAATATTTTTTGGACCAAAGCCTTagctttcattttctcattTGTATTCGGTAAACATTGCAGgacaagggttttttttgttgttgttgtttttggtgatgttttacatttaaaatCTATTATTttgagaagggatttaaaaaataataataacaaaataagAAATGTATGCAGATGCTCCCAAAAGTTTCTCTGCTTATCAGCTATCTCACACATAGATAACAAACTCCACAAGGGATGACATTATTgggaaattatttattttctgacaTTGCACGACCCTAAATTTGTGTGCATATtgggagagcagtggagaagAAATTGAAGTCAGTGGCAACCTGAAAGATAGGGTGGAGGGTCATTGTGGAAAATTaagaacagagggaaaaaaaaaaaaaaaaggaaaaagaaaacaagtaaaAGTCCATGTTTCTCCAGCACAGTTTCTTTACAAGAGTGTGTTTCAAGTGGAAGTGTAGAAATGGAGCATGCTTGTGTTTATATTGAAGAGATTAGATAAACTAGCCTG comes from the Indicator indicator isolate 239-I01 chromosome 4, UM_Iind_1.1, whole genome shotgun sequence genome and includes:
- the MEIS2 gene encoding homeobox protein Meis2 isoform X8 produces the protein MAQRYDELPHYGGMDGVGVPASMYGDPHAPRPIPPHYGAHAPHPNVMPATMGSAVNDALKRDKDAIYGHPLFPLLALVFEKCELATCTPREPGVAGGDVCSSDSFNEDIAVFAKQVRAEKPLFSSNPELDNLMIQAIQVLRFHLLELEKGKMPIDLVIDERDGSSKSDHEELSGSSTNLADHNPSSWRDHDDATSTHSAGTPGPSSGGHASQSGDNSSEQGDGLDNSVASPGTGDDDDPDKDKKRQKKRGIFPKVATNIMRAWLFQHLTHPYPSEEQKKQLAQDTGLTILQVNNWFINARRRIVQPMIDQSNRAGNQGAAYSPEGQPMGSFVLDGQQHMGIRPAGPMSGMGMNMGMDGQWHYM
- the MEIS2 gene encoding homeobox protein Meis2 isoform X5, which translates into the protein MAQRYDELPHYGGMDGVGVPASMYGDPHAPRPIPPVHHLNHGPPLHAGQHYGAHAPHPNVMPATMGSAVNDALKRDKDAIYGHPLFPLLALVFEKCELATCTPREPGVAGGDVCSSDSFNEDIAVFAKQVRAEKPLFSSNPELDNLMIQAIQVLRFHLLELEKVHELCDNFCHRYISCLKGKMPIDLVIDERDGSSKSDHEELSGSSTNLADHNPSSWRDHDDATSTHSAGTPGPSSGGHASQSGDNSSEQGDGLDNSVASPGTGDDDDPDKDKKRQKKRGIFPKVATNIMRAWLFQHLTHPYPSEEQKKQLAQDTGLTILQVNNWFINARRRIVQPMIDQSNRAVSQGAAYSPEGQPMGSFVLDGQQHMGIRPAGPMSGMGMNMGMDGQWHYM
- the MEIS2 gene encoding homeobox protein Meis2 isoform X7, producing MAQRYDELPHYGGMDGVGVPASMYGDPHAPRPIPPHYGAHAPHPNVMPATMGSAVNDALKRDKDAIYGHPLFPLLALVFEKCELATCTPREPGVAGGDVCSSDSFNEDIAVFAKQVRAEKPLFSSNPELDNLMIQAIQVLRFHLLELEKVHELCDNFCHRYISCLKGKMPIDLVIDERDGSSKSDHEELSGSSTNLADHNPSSWRDHDDATSTHSAGTPGPSSGGHASQSGDNSSEQGDGLDNSVASPGTGDDDDPDKDKKRQKKRGIFPKVATNIMRAWLFQHLTHPYPSEEQKKQLAQDTGLTILQVNNWFINARRRIVQPMIDQSNRAGNQGAAYSPEGQPMGSFVLDGQQHMGIRPAGPMSGMGMNMGMDGQWHYM
- the MEIS2 gene encoding homeobox protein Meis2 isoform X3, with product MAQRYDELPHYGGMDGVGVPASMYGDPHAPRPIPPVHHLNHGPPLHAGQHYGAHAPHPNVMPATMGSAVNDALKRDKDAIYGHPLFPLLALVFEKCELATCTPREPGVAGGDVCSSDSFNEDIAVFAKQVRAEKPLFSSNPELDNLMIQAIQVLRFHLLELEKVHELCDNFCHRYISCLKGKMPIDLVIDERDGSSKSDHEELSGSSTNLADHNPSSWRDHDDATSTHSAGTPGPSSGGHASQSGDNSSEQGDGLDNSVASPGTGDDDDPDKDKKRQKKRGIFPKVATNIMRAWLFQHLTHPYPSEEQKKQLAQDTGLTILQVNNWFINARRRIVQPMIDQSNRAGFLLDPSVSQGAAYSPEGQPMGSFVLDGQQHMGIRPAGPMSGMGMNMGMDGQWHYM
- the MEIS2 gene encoding homeobox protein Meis2 isoform X4, with translation MFLYDELPHYGGMDGVGVPASMYGDPHAPRPIPPVHHLNHGPPLHAGQHYGAHAPHPNVMPATMGSAVNDALKRDKDAIYGHPLFPLLALVFEKCELATCTPREPGVAGGDVCSSDSFNEDIAVFAKQVRAEKPLFSSNPELDNLMIQAIQVLRFHLLELEKVHELCDNFCHRYISCLKGKMPIDLVIDERDGSSKSDHEELSGSSTNLADHNPSSWRDHDDATSTHSAGTPGPSSGGHASQSGDNSSEQGDGLDNSVASPGTGDDDDPDKDKKRQKKRGIFPKVATNIMRAWLFQHLTHPYPSEEQKKQLAQDTGLTILQVNNWFINARRRIVQPMIDQSNRAGFLLDPSVSQGAAYSPEGQPMGSFVLDGQQHMGIRPAGPMSGMGMNMGMDGQWHYM